The DNA sequence GACCTGCGGTCCCTGATCGCGGATTTCCGCCGGAACCCCAAGCGCTACATCAATCTCAGTATCTTCTGAGGATGGCGCAGCGCATACGCACGCGGTTCGTGGTGATCGGGTCGGGGATCGCCGGCCTGCACACGGCCTGGCGCGCCTCGGACCAAGGCGACGTCGTCGTGCTGACCAAGCGCTCCTTGCGCGACTCGTCGACGGCGTGGGCACAGGGCGGCATCGCCGCCGCCCTCGGTGCCGGCGACTCGCCGGACCTGCACCGGCAGGACACGCTCGCCGCGGGCGCGGCGCTCTGCGACGCCGCGGCGGTCGAGGTGCTCGTGGCGGAAGGCCCGGCCCGCGTGCGCGAACTCGCCGACGCCGGCGCCCAGTTCGATGTCGACACCAGCGGCCGCTTCACGCTCGGCAAGGAAGCCGCGCACTCGCGCAAGCGCATCGTGCACGCCAAGGGCGACCAGACGGGCGCCGAGGTGGCGCGCGCGCTGATCCACCGCGTGCGGGAGCGCGCGAACATCACCGTGCTCGAAACGGCGCGCGCGCTGGATCTCATCGTCGTGAACGGGCGTTGCTGCGGCGTACGGGCGAACGTGAACGGCAAGGCCGTCGAGATCGTCGCCGATGCGACCGTCATCGCCGCCGGCGGCTGCGGGCAGCTGTACCGCTACACGACCAATCCGCTCGTCGCGACCGGCGACGGCTACGCGATCGCCCATCGCGCCGGCGCCAAGCTCGCCGACATGGAGTTCGTGCAGTTCCATCCGACGGCGCTCGACACGCCGGAGAATCCGCTCGCGCTGATTTCCGAGGCGGTGCGCGGCGAGGGGGCGGTGTTGCTGAACGACCGCGGGGCGCGCTTCATGACGAAGGCGCACAAGCTCGCCGAGCTCGCGCCGCGTGACGTGGTCGCCCGCGAGATCTTCCACATGCAGCAGTCGGGCAGCCGCGTGTGGCTGGATGCCCGCAAGCTCTCGCGCACGTTCGCGCGGCGCTTCCCGGGCATCCTCGAGCTCTGCCTCAACCGCGGCATCGACCCGCGCCGGGACCTCATCCCCGTGACGCCGGCGGCGCACTACATGATGGGCGGCATCGTCACCGACCTCGCGGGACGCTCGTCGCTCGAGCGGCTGTATGCCTGCGGTGAGGTCTCGCGCACGGGCGTGCACGGGGCGAACCGCCTCGCGTCGAACTCGCTGCTCGAGGGCCTGGTGTTCGCCGAGCGCGTGGCGCGGGACATGGTGAACCAGCCGCGCCTGCCGCGGGTGCCGCGCGCGACGGAGTGGGACGTGCCGCGGCTGCGGGACCGCGGCGCCGCGCAGGTGGCGGCCGACGAGATCCGCTCGGTCATGTGGGCCCACGCGAGCATCGACCGGAACGCCGCCGGGTTGCGCACGGCCAAGAAGGCGCTCGACGCCATCCGGGCGCGCCTTTCGGCGGGCGCGACCGAGGAGATCAACATGGTCGAGACGGCGCGGCTGATCGTCGATTCCGCCTTGATGCGCCGTGAGTCGCGCGGCGGGCACTACCGCAGCGACTTCCCCAAGCCCAAGAACAAGTGGCGGGGCCGGCATATCGAGTGGTGACGCCAAGACAGGGGCACGGTAGCTTTCGGCATGTCCCAGTCCGTCCCTGACCGCGAGGTCGCGGAGCTCCAGCGCCGTATCAAGGCGCTCGCCAAGGAGCGCAACGCGGTGATCCTCGCGCACAATTACGAACGTCCGGAAGTCCAGGATGTCGCGCACTATGTAGGCGACTCCCTCGGCCTCTCACGCGAAGCGGCAAAGACCGACGCTGAGGTGATCGTCTTCTGCGGCGTGCACTTCATGGCCGAGACCGCGGCGATCCTCTCGCCGGAGAAGACCGTGCTGCTACCGGATCTCGCGGCGGGCTGCTCGCTGGCCAGCACGATTGACGCCGAGCAGCTGCGCGCGTGGAAAGCCGAGCATCCGGGCGCCGTCGTCGTCGCCTACGTGAACACCACGGCCGAGGTGAAGGCGGAGAGCGATTACTGCTGCACGTCGGGCAACGCCGTCGAGGTGATCAACGCCATCCCCGCCGAGAAGGAGATCCTCTTCCTGCCGGACATGTTCCTCGGCGCGCACGTGCGTCGCGTGACGGGCCGGCAGAACATCCATGTGTGGATGGGCGAGTGCCACGTGCATGCGGGCATCGACCCCGAGAACATCCGGTTGCAGCGCAAGCTGCATCCGGAGGCGGAGTTCCTGATCCATCCCGAGTGCGGCTGCGCGACGAGCGTCGTCGAGGCGGTGAGCGCCGGCGACGTGGATCCGGAGGGCGTGCACATCCTCAGCACCGAGGGAATGATCAAGCGCCCGGGTGAGTCGAGCGCGAAGAGCTTCATCGTCGCGACGGAAGTCGGCATCCTGCACCGCTTGGAGCGGGCCTACCCCGGCAAGACGTTCTACGCGGCCAATGAGCGCGCCAGCTGCGCCTACATGAAGGTCACGACGCTGCCGAAGGTGCTGGGAGCGCTGGAGCGCTTGGAGCATCGCATCACGGTGGCGCCGGACATCGCGGCGAAGGCCAAGCTGGCGATCGAGCGGATGGTGAGCATCGGCGGGTCGCAGGTGACGCCACCGGGTCCGGGCGTCGACCCGGGCGAGTGATGCCGAACGGCGCCGCGGCGGGCTTCCCGCTCCATGACGGCGCGTTGCTCGCGCTGGCGCGCGCGGCGCTCGAGGAGGACCGCGCGTTCGAGGACGTCACGACGCTGGCGACCGTGACGCCGGGGCATCATGCGCGGGCGGATCTCGTGGCGCGGCGCGATGGCGTGGTCGCCGGCGTTCCGCTGGCGGTGACGGCGTTCAAGCAGCTCGACCCACACGTCGAGATCCGCATCGATGTGCGCGACGGCACGCCGGTGAAGAAAGGCGACGTGGTGCTGCATCTCTCCGGTACGGCGCGCGGCCTGCTCTCGGCGGAGCGCGTGGCGTTGAACTTCGCGCAGCGACTCTCTGGTGTCGCCTCACTCACGGCGCAGTACGTGAAGGCGGTGGCCGGCACGTCGGCGAAGATCCTCGACACCCGCAAGACCACGCCCGGGTGGCGCATGCTGGAGAAGTACGCCGTCACCTGCGGTGGCGGCACGAACCATCGCGCCACGCTGGCCGATGCGGTGCTGATCAAGGACAATCACCTGGCCGCCTGTGGCGGCGACGTGGGCGTGGCCGTGCAACGCGCACGCGAGTACGCGCCAACGGGCATGCTGGTGCAGGTCGAGTGCGACACGGTGGCGCAGGTGCGCGCGGCACTGGCGGCGGGGGCCGAGGCCCTGCTGCTGGACAACATGCCGAACCACGCGCTGCGTGAATGCGTTGAGCTGGCGAGAGGCAAGGCATGGACCGAGGCATCCGGCGGCGTTTCGCTGGACACGGTCCGCGGCATCGCGGAGACCGGGGTGGACCGCATCTCGATCGGCGCGCTGACGCATAGTGCCCCGAGCCTCGATCTCGCCCTCGACTTCGAATAGGCCCCAATGACGGATTTGCTTGCCGCCCGCACTCAGATGGCCTTGAGTCTGGGCTTTCACATCATCTTCGCGGTGATTGGTATCGGCATGCCCGCGCTGATGGTGTTGGCGGAGCGGAAGTGGCTCAAGACGGGCGATCCGGTGTGGCTGGACCTCGCCAAGCGCTGGAGCAAGGGCACGGCAATCCTCTTCGCCGTGGGTGCGGTGAGCGGCACGGTGCTCTCGTTCGAGCTGGGCTTGCTGTGGCCTACGTTCATGGAGTACGCGGGGCCGATCATCGGCATGCCGTTCTCGCTCGAAGGTTTCGCGTTCTTCACCGAGGCCATCTTCCTCGGCACCTATCTCTACGGCTGGACCAAGCTGTCGCCCAAGGCGCATTGGTGGGCGGGCGTGGCGGTGATGGTGAGCGGCACGGTGTCGGGGATCTTCGTCGTGTTCGCCAACGCGTGGATGAATGCGCCGGCGGGCTTCGAGATCGTGAACGGCCTCCCGACGAACATCGATCCGATCGCGGCGATGCTCAACCCGGCGTCATTCCACCAGACGTTGCACATGACCATCGCGGCCTTCGCGACGACTGGCATCGCGGTGGCGGGAATCCACGCCTGGATGCTGCGGAAGAACCCGCACGACGTGTTCCATCGCAGCGCGTTGCACGTGGCACTGCTCGTGGCGATCCCCGCCTCGCTGCTGCAGCCGATCTCGGGCGACATCAGCGCGAAGTTCGTGGCGAAGTACCAGCCGGCCAAGCTCGCGGCCATGGAGGGCCAGTTCGCCACCGAGCGCGGCGCACCGCTGCGCATCGGCGGGATCCCGAACGAGGCGACGCGCGAGACGAAGTACGCGCTCGAGGTCCCGAAGGCGCTGAGCTTCCTGGCGTTCGCGGACTTCGACGCCGAGGTGAAGGGTCTCGAGGCGTTCCCGGAAGAGGACTGGCCGCCGGTCGCCATCACGCACTTCGCCTTTCAGATCATGGTCGGGCTGGGCACGCTGATGATGCTGGCGTCGCTGTGGGTGCTTGTGCTGTGGTGGCGGAAGCGTGAGGTCGCGGAGTCTCGGCCGTTGCTGACCTTCCTGGCCTTACTGACACCCGCGGGCTTCATTGCGGTGGAAGCGGGCTGGGTGGTGACGGAGGTCGGGCGGCAGCCGTGGATCGTGTACGGCTTCATGCGCACGAAGGACGCGTTGACGCCGATGCCGGGCCTGGTGTATCCGCTCATCGGCATCACGCTGCTCTATTGCTTCCTCGGCGTCGTCGTGGCGTATCTGCTGTGGGCGCAGATCCTCAAGACGAAGCCGATGACGCAGGAGATGCGCGTCCCGTGACCTTGGCCTATGTCCTCGCCGGCGTGACGATGCTCGCGCTGAACGCCTATGTGTTGCTGGGCGGCGCGGACTTCGGCGCGGGCGTGTGGGACCTGTTCGCGCGTGGGCCGCGTGCGGCGCGGCAGCGGGCGGCGATCGAAGAGGGCATCGGGCCGATCTGGGAAGCCAACCACGTGTGGGTGATCCTCGTGGTCGTGCTGCTCTTCACCTGCTTCCCGCCGGTCTACGCGCACCTTTCGGTGGCGCTGCACATCCCGATTTCCTTGCTGTTGGTGGGCATCGTGCTGCGCGGCTCGGCGTTCACGTTCCGGGCGTACGACTCGACCAAGTCGCCCGTGCAGAAGTACTGGGGCCGCATCTTCTCCATCTCGAGCACGATCACGCCGGTGCTGCTCGGCGTGTGCGTGGGCGCGTTGGTGAGCGGCGCGCTCGCGCTGCCTGAGGGTGGGGACTTCCTCGCGACCTACGTGCGGCCGTGGCTGACGCCGTTCGCGTTCGCGATCGGGGGGCTCACGCTGTCCGTGTTCGCCTTCTTGGCCGCGGTGTATCTCTGCGTCGAGGTCCATGAGCACGAGCTGCAGGAAGACTTCCGGCGCATGGCGATCGCGGCGGCGATCGCCGTTGGCGCGTTCGCGGGCATCGCCCTCGTATTGGGCAGCCGCGATCGACTCCCCGTCATGGGTTCGCTGCTCACGCAGCCATGGGCGCTGCCGTTCCAGCTGATCACGGGCGTGCTTGCCGTGGCGGCCATCGGCGCGCTGCTGACGCGGCGGTATCGCCTCGCACGCGCTGCGGCGGCCGCGCAGGTGAGCGCGCTGATGTGGGGTTGGGCGCTGGCGCAGGCGCCGTACCTGATTCCCGGTGTGCACACGATCGAGTCGGCGGCGGCGCCGGCGATCACGCTGCGGCTGGTCAGCTACGGCCTCGTTGGCGGCGCCTGCGTGCTCGTGCCGTCGTTGTGGTACCTGTTCCGCGTGTTCAAGTCGGATTCGATGTCGGCCTTCGAACGCGTGGACACCGCGGAATACCGACGCCCGCCCGAGCCCTGAGCGCTAGCTGTTGTTGGTGAGGAGGTTGTTCACAGGAGCGTAGCGGATGCAAGCTGGGGTTGCTGAGACGCTCAACCGGCACCCCGCCAGAGGCTCCTGTGAACATCCACAAGAATGCACGTCTGACCGTCGCGGGGCGACTCGCCGTCGCGACCGCCGTTCTGGGCGGGCAGGATCCCGCCGCCGTCGCCCGGGGCGCGGCCTGTTCCGTCCGCACCGTCTGGAAGTGGGTCGCCCGCTTCCGCACCGGCGGCGCGGCGGCGCTCGCGGACCGCTCGTCGCGCCCGCATCGCCTCACCCAGCTCCCGCGGCCGCAGCGCCGCGCGATCCTTCGGGGCCGCACCCGGCGGCGCTGGAGCTCGACGCGCATCGCCCAGGAGACGGGCATCCCGCTCTCAACGGTGATCCACTTCCTGCGCCGCCACGGCCTGCAGCGGCTCCCTCGGCTCGAGCCGCCGCGCGCGGTGCGCCGCTACGAGATGCGGGCACCGGGCGAGCTGCTGCACGTCGACACGAAGAAGCTCGGGCGCATCGGCCGCGTGGGGCACCGCATCCACGGCGACCGCCGGACCCGCGTGCGCGGGATCGGCTGGGAGGCGGTGCACGTCGCGGTGGACGCCTACTCGCGCGTGGCCTACGCCGAGGTCCTGCCCGATGAGCGCGCGGCGACCACGGCGGCCTTCCTCGCACGGGCGATCGCGTGGTACGCGGCGCTCGGCGTGCGGGTGCGCGCCGTGCTCACCGACAACGGGAGCTGCTATCGCAGCCACGCGGTGCGCACGCTCCTCCGCTGCGACGGCATCACGCACAAGCGCACCATGCCCTACACGCCGCGCACGAACGGCAAGGTCGAGCGGCTGATCCAGACGCTCCTGCGGGAATGGGCGTACGCGCGCCCCTACCCCTCCTCGCGGGTGCGCACGGAGTGGCTCGCGCGCTACCTGCGGACGTACAATGAGGCGCGCGGACACTCAGCCCTCAACTACCTCCCCCCCATGCTGCATCTCGCTGCGGCCCTGTGAACAACGTCCTCACTAACAACAGCTAGCGGCCGAGTGTCCGCAGCTTCAGGTACAGCACGGCGAGCGCGATGACGACGGCGTAGATCTTGAGGTCGCGGATCGCCTTCGCGCGGATGACGGCCGGGTCGCGCCGACGCTGCCGCTCGGCCTCTCGCTCCTCCGGCGACTGCTTGTTGAAGCCGTAGCGCGGCACGAGCACCGCGAGGGTGAGCAACGCCGTGACGCTCAATGCCGCGATGAAGGCAGCGGGCAGCAGGATCATGACCATGCCTAAGCCGCCCCAGCCGCTGAAGTTGCCGGCGCGCGCCTCCGTGATGAGGTAGATCGTGATGGGAAGGGAGACGAGGGCGGCGGCGCCCCAGAAGAGCAGGTACCAGGGCCGCAGCCGGTGCCGCACGGTGACCAGACCCCAGACCACGACGCCGAGGAGCAGGAAGATGCCCGCGAACTCGCGGATGCTGTTCCAGGGTTCCTGCATGGGCATGGGGAGTTCTGGCACAGGTGAGTCACGGGACGGTCCGTCGGCTGGCGTACAAGGACGGTGTCGAGCCGGCGCGCGTCACGCATGTACGGCCCGCACGTCCGGTTAACTTTCAGGGTCACTCCTTCCGTACTCCCCCCGCGTGACTACGCCCTTCGTCGTCCTCCAGCATCTCTTGCCGAAGCAGCTGCTTACGAGCGCTGCCGGCGCCTTCGCACGCGCGGAGCTCGGCGGTCTGACCACCGGGGCGATTCGCTGGTTCGCGGGTCGCTATCGCGTGAACCTCGCGGAAGCGGAGCAGCCGGATCCCGCGAGCTACCGCAGCTTCAATGAGTTCTTCACGCGCCCGCTGCGCGCGGGAGCGCGGCCACTCGCGCAGGCCGATTTCATCTGCCCCGTGGATGGCGCCGTCAGCGTCGTCGGCGCACTCGACGGCGACCGCCTCGTGCAGGCCAAGGGCCACAGCTACACGACGACGGCGCTGCTTGGCGGCGATGCGGAGCGGGCGGCGCTGTTCGCCGGCGGCAGTTTCGCCACGATCTACCTGAGCCCGCGGGACTACCACCGCATCCATATGCCGGTGGCGGGACGACTGACGCGGATGGTGCACGTGCCGGGCGCGCTGTTCTCGGTGAACCCCGAGACGGTGCGTGGCGTACCGGGCCTGTTCGCGCGCAATGAACGAGTGGTCTGCCACTTCGAGACGGCATTCGGGCCGTTCGTCCTGGTGCTGGTCGGCGCGACGATCGTCGGCAGCATGGCGACGGTGTGGCATGGCGTGGTGAACCCGCCGCGACCCGGCCAGGTGCGCGCCTGGGATTATCCCGCGACCGGGGACGGAAGCGTGACGCTCGCGCAGGGCGCGGAGATGGGACGCTTTCTCCTCGGCTCGACCGTGGTGATGCTGTTTCCGAAGCCCGGCACACGATTCGGCAACGACTGGCTGCCGGGCCGCGCGACGCGCATGGGCGAGGCCATGGCGACCGCAGGGGAGGGCTGATCCGGTGGCGAAGTACGCAACCCAACCCGACGGACCGGCACAGGGCGAGACCTGCGACTATTGCGGCAGCCCCGCGCTGACGTGGCGGAAGTGCAAGCTGATCTGCGACGACTGCAAGCAGATCAACAAGTCCTGTGCGGACCTCTAACGAGCGATCCGATGACGGATGCGGCCAAGACCGATGATGTGACGATGCTGCAGCGGCAGGCCGTGGCGATCACGATGATCGCGACGGCGCTGCGCATGGTGCTCGCCGCGCGGCTGCCGCTCGTCGCCGACGAAGCGTACTACTGGGAGTGGTCGCGGCACCTGGCGTTCGGGTACTTCGACCATCCGCCGGCGATCGCGTGG is a window from the Pseudogemmatithrix spongiicola genome containing:
- a CDS encoding L-aspartate oxidase, encoding MAQRIRTRFVVIGSGIAGLHTAWRASDQGDVVVLTKRSLRDSSTAWAQGGIAAALGAGDSPDLHRQDTLAAGAALCDAAAVEVLVAEGPARVRELADAGAQFDVDTSGRFTLGKEAAHSRKRIVHAKGDQTGAEVARALIHRVRERANITVLETARALDLIVVNGRCCGVRANVNGKAVEIVADATVIAAGGCGQLYRYTTNPLVATGDGYAIAHRAGAKLADMEFVQFHPTALDTPENPLALISEAVRGEGAVLLNDRGARFMTKAHKLAELAPRDVVAREIFHMQQSGSRVWLDARKLSRTFARRFPGILELCLNRGIDPRRDLIPVTPAAHYMMGGIVTDLAGRSSLERLYACGEVSRTGVHGANRLASNSLLEGLVFAERVARDMVNQPRLPRVPRATEWDVPRLRDRGAAQVAADEIRSVMWAHASIDRNAAGLRTAKKALDAIRARLSAGATEEINMVETARLIVDSALMRRESRGGHYRSDFPKPKNKWRGRHIEW
- the nadA gene encoding quinolinate synthase NadA encodes the protein MSQSVPDREVAELQRRIKALAKERNAVILAHNYERPEVQDVAHYVGDSLGLSREAAKTDAEVIVFCGVHFMAETAAILSPEKTVLLPDLAAGCSLASTIDAEQLRAWKAEHPGAVVVAYVNTTAEVKAESDYCCTSGNAVEVINAIPAEKEILFLPDMFLGAHVRRVTGRQNIHVWMGECHVHAGIDPENIRLQRKLHPEAEFLIHPECGCATSVVEAVSAGDVDPEGVHILSTEGMIKRPGESSAKSFIVATEVGILHRLERAYPGKTFYAANERASCAYMKVTTLPKVLGALERLEHRITVAPDIAAKAKLAIERMVSIGGSQVTPPGPGVDPGE
- the nadC gene encoding carboxylating nicotinate-nucleotide diphosphorylase, with the translated sequence MPNGAAAGFPLHDGALLALARAALEEDRAFEDVTTLATVTPGHHARADLVARRDGVVAGVPLAVTAFKQLDPHVEIRIDVRDGTPVKKGDVVLHLSGTARGLLSAERVALNFAQRLSGVASLTAQYVKAVAGTSAKILDTRKTTPGWRMLEKYAVTCGGGTNHRATLADAVLIKDNHLAACGGDVGVAVQRAREYAPTGMLVQVECDTVAQVRAALAAGAEALLLDNMPNHALRECVELARGKAWTEASGGVSLDTVRGIAETGVDRISIGALTHSAPSLDLALDFE
- a CDS encoding cytochrome ubiquinol oxidase subunit I, translating into MTDLLAARTQMALSLGFHIIFAVIGIGMPALMVLAERKWLKTGDPVWLDLAKRWSKGTAILFAVGAVSGTVLSFELGLLWPTFMEYAGPIIGMPFSLEGFAFFTEAIFLGTYLYGWTKLSPKAHWWAGVAVMVSGTVSGIFVVFANAWMNAPAGFEIVNGLPTNIDPIAAMLNPASFHQTLHMTIAAFATTGIAVAGIHAWMLRKNPHDVFHRSALHVALLVAIPASLLQPISGDISAKFVAKYQPAKLAAMEGQFATERGAPLRIGGIPNEATRETKYALEVPKALSFLAFADFDAEVKGLEAFPEEDWPPVAITHFAFQIMVGLGTLMMLASLWVLVLWWRKREVAESRPLLTFLALLTPAGFIAVEAGWVVTEVGRQPWIVYGFMRTKDALTPMPGLVYPLIGITLLYCFLGVVVAYLLWAQILKTKPMTQEMRVP
- a CDS encoding cytochrome d ubiquinol oxidase subunit II encodes the protein MTLAYVLAGVTMLALNAYVLLGGADFGAGVWDLFARGPRAARQRAAIEEGIGPIWEANHVWVILVVVLLFTCFPPVYAHLSVALHIPISLLLVGIVLRGSAFTFRAYDSTKSPVQKYWGRIFSISSTITPVLLGVCVGALVSGALALPEGGDFLATYVRPWLTPFAFAIGGLTLSVFAFLAAVYLCVEVHEHELQEDFRRMAIAAAIAVGAFAGIALVLGSRDRLPVMGSLLTQPWALPFQLITGVLAVAAIGALLTRRYRLARAAAAAQVSALMWGWALAQAPYLIPGVHTIESAAAPAITLRLVSYGLVGGACVLVPSLWYLFRVFKSDSMSAFERVDTAEYRRPPEP
- a CDS encoding IS481 family transposase, giving the protein MNIHKNARLTVAGRLAVATAVLGGQDPAAVARGAACSVRTVWKWVARFRTGGAAALADRSSRPHRLTQLPRPQRRAILRGRTRRRWSSTRIAQETGIPLSTVIHFLRRHGLQRLPRLEPPRAVRRYEMRAPGELLHVDTKKLGRIGRVGHRIHGDRRTRVRGIGWEAVHVAVDAYSRVAYAEVLPDERAATTAAFLARAIAWYAALGVRVRAVLTDNGSCYRSHAVRTLLRCDGITHKRTMPYTPRTNGKVERLIQTLLREWAYARPYPSSRVRTEWLARYLRTYNEARGHSALNYLPPMLHLAAAL
- the asd gene encoding archaetidylserine decarboxylase (Phosphatidylserine decarboxylase is synthesized as a single chain precursor. Generation of the pyruvoyl active site from a Ser is coupled to cleavage of a Gly-Ser bond between the larger (beta) and smaller (alpha chains). It is an integral membrane protein.), which gives rise to MTTPFVVLQHLLPKQLLTSAAGAFARAELGGLTTGAIRWFAGRYRVNLAEAEQPDPASYRSFNEFFTRPLRAGARPLAQADFICPVDGAVSVVGALDGDRLVQAKGHSYTTTALLGGDAERAALFAGGSFATIYLSPRDYHRIHMPVAGRLTRMVHVPGALFSVNPETVRGVPGLFARNERVVCHFETAFGPFVLVLVGATIVGSMATVWHGVVNPPRPGQVRAWDYPATGDGSVTLAQGAEMGRFLLGSTVVMLFPKPGTRFGNDWLPGRATRMGEAMATAGEG